A single Magnetovibrio sp. PR-2 DNA region contains:
- a CDS encoding DJ-1/PfpI family protein, which yields MRTLGALIFPDFELLDLFGPLEMFGMLPNNFELKLVSQSGVHVQSKQGPCVLADATFKDMTDFDVILVPGGKGTRHEINNQALLNWLKERAHAAQWVLTVCTGSALLAKTGLLDGRSATTNKLAFDWVVGNRPQVKWQHKARWAEDGKFFTSSGVSAGMDMSLAAIARMHDIETAEQITNWAEYNWNRDHACDPYAKSGT from the coding sequence ATGAGAACACTTGGTGCGCTGATATTCCCCGACTTCGAACTTCTGGATCTTTTTGGTCCGCTAGAAATGTTCGGAATGCTGCCCAACAACTTCGAATTGAAGCTCGTCTCGCAATCAGGCGTCCATGTGCAAAGCAAACAAGGCCCCTGCGTTCTGGCGGATGCAACGTTCAAAGACATGACCGACTTTGACGTCATTCTTGTACCCGGAGGAAAAGGAACGCGGCATGAAATTAACAATCAAGCCTTACTCAATTGGCTAAAAGAGCGCGCCCATGCAGCACAATGGGTTTTAACGGTCTGTACAGGGAGCGCCCTTCTCGCCAAAACGGGACTTTTGGATGGGCGTTCCGCCACCACCAACAAATTAGCCTTCGATTGGGTTGTCGGGAACCGCCCTCAGGTCAAATGGCAACACAAAGCCCGATGGGCTGAAGATGGAAAGTTCTTCACCTCATCTGGGGTGTCGGCAGGCATGGACATGAGCCTTGCCGCCATCGCACGCATGCATGATATCGAAACTGCCGAGCAAATTACCAACTGGGCAGAGTACAACTGGAATCGCGACCACGCATGTGACCCATATGCAAAATCAGGCACGTAA
- a CDS encoding DNA-directed RNA polymerase subunit alpha yields the protein MIQKNWQELIKPTKLEVESGHDATRSAKVVAEPLERGFGLTLGNALRRILLSSLRGGAVTAIHVDGVLHEFSSIPGVREDVTDIILNIKGMGLKVHSEGKKKMTLSVEKPGEITAGMIDTGSEIEVMDPDLVLFHLDEGKKVNMEFTVDTGKGYVAAQENRPEDPPIGLIPIDAVFSPVNKVSYKIDNTRVGQETDLDKLELSVETNGSVTPEDAVALAARILQEQLRLFINFDEPEVAAAEEEVRDELPFNKNLLRKVDELELSVRSANCLKNDNIIYIGDLVQKTEADMLRTPNFGRKSLNEIKEVLAQMGLHLGMDIPNWPPENIEDLAKKLEEPF from the coding sequence GTGATTCAAAAAAATTGGCAGGAACTGATCAAACCGACGAAACTTGAAGTGGAAAGTGGGCACGATGCCACGCGTTCCGCAAAGGTCGTCGCCGAACCGCTGGAACGCGGGTTCGGTCTGACGTTGGGCAATGCCCTGCGTCGTATTTTGCTTTCGTCTCTTCGTGGTGGTGCCGTTACGGCGATCCATGTTGACGGCGTGTTGCATGAATTTTCGTCCATCCCCGGCGTTCGCGAAGATGTCACCGACATCATCTTGAACATCAAAGGTATGGGTCTGAAGGTTCACTCCGAAGGCAAAAAGAAAATGACCTTGTCGGTCGAAAAACCGGGTGAAATCACCGCGGGTATGATCGACACCGGTTCCGAAATCGAAGTGATGGACCCGGATTTGGTTCTCTTCCATTTGGACGAGGGCAAAAAGGTCAACATGGAATTCACGGTTGATACCGGCAAAGGTTATGTGGCGGCTCAAGAAAACCGCCCCGAAGACCCGCCCATCGGCCTGATTCCCATCGACGCCGTGTTCTCTCCGGTCAACAAAGTCAGCTACAAGATCGACAACACGCGTGTTGGTCAAGAAACCGACTTGGACAAGCTGGAACTGAGCGTTGAAACCAACGGTTCGGTCACGCCGGAAGATGCCGTAGCTTTGGCTGCACGCATTTTGCAAGAACAACTGCGTTTGTTCATCAACTTTGATGAGCCCGAAGTTGCCGCTGCCGAAGAGGAAGTCCGCGACGAGCTGCCGTTCAACAAGAACTTGCTGCGCAAAGTCGACGAACTGGAGCTTTCCGTTCGTTCTGCGAACTGCCTCAAAAACGACAACATCATCTACATCGGCGATTTGGTTCAAAAGACCGAAGCCGACATGCTGCGCACCCCGAACTTCGGCCGCAAATCTCTGAACGAGATCAAAGAAGTTCTGGCGCAGATGGGTCTGCACTTGGGTATGGATATCCCCAACTGGCCGCCTGAAAATATTGAAGATCTGGCGAAAAAGCTCGAAGAGCCGTTCTAA
- the rpsK gene encoding 30S ribosomal protein S11: MAKATAARTRRRERKNIASGVAHVNATFNNTMITITDAQGNAISWSSAGAQGFKGSRKSTPYAAQMAAEDAGKKAQDHGMQTLEVEVKGPGSGRESALRALQAVGFTITSIRDVTPIPHNGCRPRKRRRV, translated from the coding sequence ATGGCTAAAGCAACCGCAGCACGCACACGCCGTCGCGAGCGCAAAAACATCGCTTCTGGTGTTGCACACGTCAACGCGACGTTCAACAACACCATGATCACCATCACGGACGCCCAAGGAAACGCAATTTCCTGGTCTTCTGCTGGTGCTCAAGGTTTCAAAGGTTCGCGTAAATCGACACCGTATGCCGCACAGATGGCAGCGGAAGATGCCGGCAAAAAAGCACAAGACCATGGCATGCAGACTCTTGAAGTCGAAGTCAAAGGTCCTGGTTCTGGACGCGAATCTGCTCTGCGTGCTCTGCAGGCAGTTGGGTTCACAATCACGTCCATTCGTGACGTGACGCCGATCCCGCACAATGGGTGCCGTCCGCGCAAACGTCGTCGTGTCTAA
- the rplQ gene encoding 50S ribosomal protein L17 — translation MRHGLKLRKLNRTHSHRKAMFSNMVVSLIVHEQIKTTLPKAKEMRSIADKMISLGKRGDLHARRQAFAFMRDEAAVAKLFDVLADRYKERPGGYTRVLKAGFRYGDAAPMAYLELMDRDPEAKGAADKARVAAEAEAADEE, via the coding sequence ATGCGTCACGGTTTGAAACTACGTAAACTGAACCGCACCCACAGCCACCGTAAGGCTATGTTTTCGAACATGGTGGTGTCTTTGATCGTTCACGAGCAGATCAAAACCACGCTGCCCAAAGCCAAAGAAATGCGTTCCATCGCGGACAAAATGATTTCTCTGGGCAAACGCGGCGATCTGCACGCCCGTCGCCAAGCTTTTGCTTTCATGCGCGACGAAGCTGCTGTGGCAAAACTGTTCGACGTTTTGGCTGACCGCTACAAAGAACGCCCGGGCGGTTACACCCGTGTTCTCAAAGCCGGTTTCCGCTACGGCGACGCCGCTCCGATGGCCTACTTGGAGCTGATGGACCGCGATCCGGAAGCCAAAGGCGCCGCCGACAAAGCCCGCGTGGCTGCAGAAGCGGAAGCTGCTGACGAAGAATAA
- the rpsM gene encoding 30S ribosomal protein S13: MARIAGVNIPTAKRVVIALTYIHGIGNTKAAEICAKVGIPAERRVNELTDDEVIQIRETIDNDYQVEGDLRREVAMNIKRLMDLGCYRGLRHRRGLPVRGQRTSTNARTRKGPAKPIAGKKK, encoded by the coding sequence TTGGCTCGAATCGCAGGCGTTAACATTCCGACCGCTAAACGTGTCGTGATTGCGCTCACTTACATCCACGGCATTGGCAACACCAAGGCTGCGGAAATCTGCGCGAAGGTTGGCATCCCGGCTGAGCGCCGTGTCAACGAACTGACTGACGACGAAGTCATTCAGATTCGCGAAACTATCGACAACGACTACCAGGTCGAAGGTGACCTGCGTCGTGAAGTCGCAATGAACATCAAGCGTTTGATGGACTTGGGCTGCTATCGCGGTCTGCGCCATCGTCGCGGTTTGCCGGTTCGCGGTCAGCGCACCAGCACCAACGCACGCACGCGCAAGGGCCCCGCTAAGCCCATTGCCGGTAAGAAGAAATAA
- a CDS encoding adenylate kinase has protein sequence MNLILLGPPGAGKGTQSKRLEDKFSIVQLSTGDMLRAAVASGSEIGQQAKAVMESGGLVSDELVIGIISDRIDQDDCKGGFILDGFPRTVPQAEALNTMLAEKSLKLDHVIELTVDDEAMVERICGRYTCSKCGAGYHDSFQKPATDGVCDKCGSTDFTRRADDNEETVRNRLTQYHEQTAPISNFYGEQGILKQVDGMADIDAVTSSLENIIG, from the coding sequence ATGAATTTGATTCTTTTAGGCCCGCCGGGTGCCGGTAAAGGTACCCAGTCCAAACGTTTGGAAGACAAGTTTTCCATCGTCCAATTGTCCACCGGCGATATGCTGCGTGCCGCCGTTGCCTCCGGCAGCGAAATCGGCCAGCAAGCCAAGGCAGTTATGGAATCTGGCGGTCTTGTGTCGGACGAGCTGGTTATCGGCATCATTTCCGACCGTATCGATCAGGATGACTGCAAGGGCGGTTTCATCCTCGACGGTTTCCCGCGCACCGTGCCCCAGGCAGAAGCGCTGAACACAATGTTGGCTGAGAAGTCCCTGAAACTCGATCACGTGATTGAGCTGACGGTGGACGACGAAGCCATGGTGGAACGAATCTGCGGACGCTATACGTGCTCCAAATGCGGTGCCGGTTATCATGATTCGTTCCAAAAACCTGCCACGGACGGAGTCTGTGATAAGTGCGGTTCTACTGATTTCACCCGCCGCGCTGATGACAACGAAGAAACCGTGCGCAACCGCTTAACGCAATACCATGAACAAACCGCGCCCATCTCCAATTTCTACGGAGAACAGGGCATTTTGAAGCAAGTTGACGGGATGGCGGACATCGATGCCGTGACCTCGTCACTAGAGAACATTATCGGTTGA
- a CDS encoding Do family serine endopeptidase — MFLVKATRLIVLLSVFVAVSAQAETKTVPATQNQIVLSYAPLVKETAPAVVNIYTSKTIRSSRRMPLFDDPFFRRFFGDQAQRSVPGPKRKVQNSLGSGVLISPAGLAVTNVHVLEGAEEIKVVLNDRREFSARVLGKDKRTDLALIQLALDNGEHLPFLKPSDSDKVEVGDLVLAIGNPFGVGQTVTSGIVSALSRRSSVSDLNSFIQTDAAINPGNSGGALVDVKGRLIGINTAIFTKTGASHGIGFAIPANMVTRVVSSLVTNGNVVRPWLGARGQGVSADIAESIGMKRPYGVMITSVYPGGPAARSGMKLGDILLTINDKEIRDGQDLRFKVATLPAQGFAKLGVMRRGGLKQLTIALEAPPAMPPKNETMIRGRNPFQGAVVANLSPKLADELGFVHEKTGVIVMALERKGNASRIGFERGDIILQVNGTDVVNVRTLLGMVGKTPTAWIIRIERDGQERNIVIR; from the coding sequence ATGTTCTTGGTCAAGGCCACCCGTTTGATTGTCCTGCTCAGCGTGTTTGTGGCCGTATCGGCCCAGGCTGAAACCAAAACCGTTCCGGCGACACAAAACCAAATCGTGCTGTCGTATGCGCCATTGGTGAAAGAAACGGCACCGGCTGTGGTCAACATCTATACGTCCAAGACCATCCGGTCCAGCCGCCGCATGCCGCTGTTCGACGATCCGTTCTTTCGCCGCTTTTTCGGTGATCAGGCGCAGCGCTCCGTACCGGGGCCGAAACGCAAGGTGCAGAACTCTTTGGGCTCGGGCGTGTTGATCAGCCCCGCAGGCTTGGCCGTGACCAACGTGCACGTCTTAGAAGGCGCGGAAGAAATCAAAGTCGTCTTGAACGACCGTCGGGAATTCAGTGCGCGGGTGCTGGGTAAGGATAAACGCACCGACTTGGCCTTGATCCAGCTGGCGCTCGATAATGGGGAACATCTGCCGTTCTTAAAGCCCAGCGATTCCGATAAAGTCGAGGTGGGAGATTTGGTTCTGGCCATCGGCAACCCGTTCGGTGTGGGCCAAACGGTCACCAGCGGCATCGTTTCGGCCTTGTCGCGCCGGTCTTCGGTTTCGGACTTAAATTCCTTCATTCAAACCGACGCCGCCATCAACCCCGGCAATTCGGGCGGGGCTTTGGTGGACGTGAAGGGGCGTTTGATCGGCATCAACACGGCAATTTTCACGAAAACTGGGGCATCCCACGGCATCGGCTTCGCTATTCCCGCCAACATGGTGACGCGTGTGGTCTCCAGCCTGGTTACCAACGGCAACGTGGTTCGTCCGTGGTTGGGGGCTCGCGGCCAAGGGGTCAGCGCCGACATTGCGGAAAGCATCGGCATGAAGCGTCCTTACGGCGTGATGATCACCAGTGTTTATCCGGGCGGTCCGGCGGCGCGCAGCGGCATGAAGCTGGGCGATATCTTGCTCACCATCAACGACAAGGAAATCCGCGACGGGCAAGACCTGCGCTTTAAGGTGGCAACGCTTCCGGCCCAGGGTTTCGCCAAGCTGGGCGTGATGCGTCGCGGCGGGTTGAAGCAGCTCACCATTGCCTTAGAAGCCCCGCCGGCGATGCCGCCCAAAAATGAAACCATGATCCGGGGCCGCAATCCGTTCCAAGGGGCCGTGGTGGCGAATTTGTCGCCTAAGCTCGCCGACGAATTGGGCTTTGTGCATGAAAAGACCGGTGTCATCGTCATGGCGTTGGAGCGCAAAGGCAACGCGTCGCGCATTGGGTTTGAACGCGGTG